A segment of the Montipora foliosa isolate CH-2021 unplaced genomic scaffold, ASM3666993v2 scaffold_378, whole genome shotgun sequence genome:
GCGGCAAGCATGCTCAGGAATGGAAATGCGGCCTCGTCAAGCACTAGTCCGCAAAGTTCTACTGCTGGTGATGAGCCTCGTGGCGGTATTATTCCCGGTCCAAGTGGTTCAAATAATGTTACAGCGGCTGTTCAGGAACATCGAAGATTGTTCAACCGACAACTGGTACGCACATTATTTCCTACTTACGAACGGATCAGTTGTAAATGTTGGCCGATTTGCACTTTGGATGGCGCTCAGATTATCGCCCGTACCTGTGTAGAAGTCAGTGTCAATGCTATACGGTGTACAGCGCAGCATGCAGCCAAAACCGTTGAGTAAAAAAACGACGCTATAAAGTAGTGTGTGAGCTAGCCTGAAAATCTGAACTCCCAACTTGAACATTATACCCTTGAAAAATGAAATGGACTGAGTGCATGACCTTTTCAGCATTCAGAGAAGAAATGTCATATCATGACATGATATCTGGTCGATAAGGGTCACATTACCACCGTAAATATCGTAAAGCTGACGCTAAAGCCCTTACTCTGCCAAGGGCTAATACTAAAAAACGTCTGCTTTTACGATGGCATTTGACCTTTACCAACTCGTTCTATGAACCATAGAATGACTCGAGAATCACGTGCTGGTGGTTGCTTCCCTGTAAGTTACAGTTTGTAGTTGTcgcatacgaaacgttaagttctTTGAGAAACGTTCTCAAAGGCTTTATGCTTAGGCCCCAACTTGCTTTTGACAATGGGAGAAGTCAAGAATTCAAATGTTTTCGCAACTAATTATATCTTATCCCAATGGGGTCTTTCATAGTTAAATGTGAGTTGCGCGCAGGTCCCCTTTAACTATGCACAGTCGATATCAATATGCCGCACTCCTCATGCCAAATATTACCGTAATGGTTTGATTTCAGCGGATCCAGCCCTATGCAGATAGGCGGGTTCAGACAAGTGCACGGACAGGAGGGAGGTCTTCGACGAAGGGTAAAACTTTGTATAAAGTGAGAGGATCATTTCAATAGAACTTTGatcgaattaattaattaactcccTTTCTTTGGAGTTATGTTAGAAGGTACTAGTTTGTTTGCGTGGGTTTACTATTTCGTCTGCCTCGAACCAAACCCTCTATTATGTTGATGGAAACCAACTGAAATGGAATACTCAAAGGTTAAAGCTGTCTCCTCCCAAAGTTTTTTGCGGGCATCTTTACTCAAAGGGAAAAGGCATGCAGATCTCAAAGTCGAAAGGATACTTTCCGGGCCACTGGATTCACGTGTAAAACGCACAAGTCTGTTTTCCTACTTCCAGTTAATTGTTTATATCTTAATTCGTGCGCCCTCGCTCGGTCAGTGAAGTGATGATGGTCGCTACTTGCAATAATGCCCGCCCGCGCTTCTGGGAATGCCTATGCTTAATAAAACAGGATTGTGCCCTTTTAATGATTAccgtaaaggaaaggaactatATTTATTATAAAGCGcctagttgttctagcgctgtagcactaattggggacactgtaaaccgtTAATTaccaattaacgcaaatcacgtcaaatgttgcttttttggtttttgataatcctttttttttttttacagagaaAACGTTCACCAGGACAATTGTTTGCCTGGCGGACAAGCAGCAGATAACTGTTCCTAGCTCAGATGACAAAATTCACTTAAGGAACAACTTTTTGGAAGAGAAAAAGGTGGCAATCCCAACGACAGCATCAAAACAGAGAGTGAAGGAGGTCTTGTACGAGTAcgtatattttattattaaccTTAGATTAAGGCAGACAGTATAAATTCCACTGATATAATGACTCTCGTTATATAAATTTCTTCCAGGTTCGAATTATTTAAACATATGAAACTTCACTTTTTCTACGTGTAGCGAAACAATTGTATATGCATGTTGTGGTCAACTCCGGGCTCAGGTAGAATCCGTTTTTACTTAGGTttaattggtgatcctcattttacctaggttgaatatgcactctacgtAGTATAAAGCATCTATCAAATCCCCagaaaggattgaaaacacctatatcttccctcaagctctgtcttacaatacaatacaacacatacttaataggccttatcacggttttcgatggcatcttgacgggtaggcaaagccgtcagaaattacagtgtttgtatgggaatccgatggcaaataacttcttccaaaattgaattttgcacaatttctgaatcgcaacgttaaaatactaacTTAAAaggatgtagcttggctagaagaggctcagtaatttttttgaattttccacacatttgtctgtaaatttggctgggtagacaaacgtctagacgcggttcgcgggaaaaaaaaattaaagacaaatgtatggaaaatgaaaaaaaattagctcaGCGACTTTtaggaaagctacatccttcaaacttggtgaatacaatcttctacctagtattttaacgttgcgattcagaaattgtgaaaaattcattttcggaagaagttatttgccaTCGGAATCCTATCCAAATACTGTAATTCCTGACCGCTTTGTTAACCCGTCAAGTTGGCGtggaaaaccgtgataaggcctattcacCGGTCCCCATAGCGGCTTGTCAGGGCCAATgcaacaatcaacgaaacaacatcaacaacaaatgttaagaatcccaactggccggaggcaaaccaattggctatttacaagggcagctgggaagttgaaccagggaccgtaccaggatcaaattcaacgagtggtcagagcgagtcttgaacccgggatcaacggatctcaaggcaagcgcccttaaccactgggccacaatGCGTCCTCTTTCTTATGCATCTGAAGACATCTTcgcaatagagcggttttcaattgagtgccgaaagtaattagcgaattgctttggttttgcatttacttcactcagtgattggttgacagttctcgcgccattttcccaaccaatcagaagtaaaaccaaaaccaatcgtcgcttgcgcgtgcacattttccagcgctttgtgtcggctaccagtaattacttcgagttttgattctTTTACTGGaatgtctccgtcctttttgattggccaaagtaattactttggttttggttttacggcactcgattgaaactcgctctatttggtataatcttatcggtttctatattcatacacttatccattattttaaaatccattctcaggttgaatccgtttttacctacaattgtaggttaaaCTTGTCATCCTCATGTTGCCTTGGTTAAATACGCACTCatatgaataggccatttccgagttccggcctgcctcatcttcaaagcgagtctaagtgcgaagtttttgttatgaaaattagtttttattcatatgtaaagtagaactaattaccatcacaaaaacttcgcacttagactcgctttgaagaggaggcaggcatgaactcggaaatggcctattgaagaaagcttttttttgtCGACTAAATTAAGCCTTAGAGAAAAATTACAGCCTGATTAGCCACTCGTGATCTCCTTGATTCACTGCAAATGGTTTTTCACAGTAGTTGTGCGTCCTGTTGAAATAAATTGTTTGCCGGTTTTAAAATGCTGTGCATGAAGATGGAAATGTAGGTTGGATTCTTACACTTCACTATGTTTTTCTAGAGCTTTTCCACCTCTCAAATCTTGTGGAGGATTTGAGATGCTCTTAGCCCACGAGAAGTCTCGCACGAAACTGCGTGTCGTAAATTACGGAAGTTGCAGTGCAGATGAATTACGGTGCTTAGGCACCGGGAGAATTTATCTGCGTCCTATTCAAAAGGACATCGTGCTTGGGGATGAAGATGATTCTGACGATCAGTTTGAAGACTGTTTCATTTGTAAAGTTGCCATTCCTCTGCGGCAAATGCGAACCCACATGGACTTGTGCATGGTTTGTTTATTGTCAGTttatcatcttcagttgcatGAATTCTTCTCAttgttcttggttttcacgtcgCGCCGTAGTTACGCAAGTACGGAATAATGTTATAAGTTTGAATTTGACTGTCCATGAAGGACAAATGAAGTGTTTTCATTTACAATCGGAGCGCGAACTTAGTATGTTAGAGGTCTATCATGCTCAATGGAAAGGCCACATGGTTTTACAGTCAATGCCGTGTCTCGAGCAAGAGGAGGTCGGTTTTAAAAATCCAATTTCTGATGCCTGTAATAATGTCATCTACCAAATTGGGAATCAGGCACCCTGGTTGGCTGAAATAACGTGTCAAAGTGCCAGGCGACATCATGCTGGGTGAGTTACAATTGAAGCCCCCTCTTTGCTGACCAATGTAGCCACCTGAAACAATTGGAAAACATCTAAAGTTTACTGCTCTGTGATTGACGTGAAAACTATATAAGTTACACTTCTCTTGACGTATTGGTTTTCAGAACTCGAATTCACATCATCACTGTcatgtcacgcactgtgaaaaacAAAATCCTAGCAAAATTCTGTATACTCGTAACTTCAACAAAGcatgatattttgaaaatctCTCCTATCTGATGACCATAAAAAACCAAATCTTTAATTTAAGTTAATTCAGACAATACATGCGAATCAAGAATTTGTTGCTGTGTCACAAATGATTATAATAGATCTTTCAGATACTGGCAAAATATATGGTTTTGCTcatgacattttcattgatACTAGGTTGGATCGTCTTCTACTATAACTATAAACGACGACAATGCATCGAGCAGCAGCCATGAAAGTTTACCTCCCGCGTTTGACGACAAGAGGTGTTGTACTGTTGTACTTTGGAAATTAACCTTACCAGTAGGTTATGTAAGCTGCTGCTATAAGGCAACGAATGGGGTCAAACTGATTTGAAATGGCTTTCGATTTTTAGGGAAGAAGAACAAGAGGAATGTGAACGCGAACCATCAAACCAAGAACATGCAAATCCACCGGAGCAGCAACCTGATTCCCTCCCTGCAGTGACTCCGGATCATGATCAGCAACTGGCAGACCAAGGCGAAACGGCCAGAAGAGAAGAGTGAGTTTTAATTGCTATCAATTCAAAGTAGAGTTTATTCTCAGGTTAGCTTTCATATATACAGCTTGCTCCATGAACTAGCATTACACATTCTGACAAATTGTGACATACCTTGATTGGGCTACATCTCTTTAAATCATTCTTTACAGTGACCGATTTATCAAAGATAGGGCCTTGtgtcggtgacccctattttttataTAATGCTTTTGGAAGAAGTAGCTCCTTTTACGCGgggaaaatgaaacatttatCATTGTGAGAAAATTCTCGTGTTAACGTTATTGACGAAATTTTTCTCTTTGTAATTTAGGGAAAATATTCCTTACAAAGAGCATCTGAGGAGGGCAGTGAAGGAAACCTTACAGACCATGTGGGTGTATTTTATAACGGTGTTCCTCCTACATTCAGTTTAGTTTTCCTCTCTTATGCTTAAGCACTCACCGGCTTGATCCCAATAGCAGACGGAAAACTCAAACCGCCCCAAAGCAGTTCATCCTAATTGAACACGCCGACCTTTGTGACCTTGATGTACATTGTCTACACTGTTGTCTAATGAAACGAAAGATATTGCATtgattgaaattaacaattattcgcctcaggctctgTGATTGTCGGTGATTATTAatttctcaacctcggataatgaaattctcgtgctctgattggttcactcaatctcggttatcagctcatataccttagtttgaccttatatggtaaatgattgatgtaagtgttgccaagctaaaagttttttcgccggaaagcgaaatttctctctgaagaaagccaaaaacaagtttttcttgacagctgggttaaattccgacgtttagaagtacgcgaaaaggtaagaaatatttttgtgacgagcttgcgtctgtctgaccacaaggtattacacgacatcgcatcagttctcatcaagtttttcgaTTTCGTTCGGATtagctcgcttttttcgctcgcatttcgtactttctaaacttttggagtttaaaggaatttaataaaagaattattccattcgcgcttgttggatatgagactggttacagccaactcatatccaacgcgcgctcatgtaataattgttaaatattcactgagacgaagtcgaggtgaatattcaccgataatcactgatcCTGAgtcgaataattgttttagtataaatgcacaggtgattatttcaaaaaagaaaaaaaaaaaaagggaaatcatcttcacttacagtggcacgacgactactggcagccattttgtccgtcgaggtgattatcggttgataatccgagatagcgagccaaggAGAGCGCGTGATTTTGTATAaccacctgtgtatttatactaaagagATTTAATCTGAAGGTATTCTTTATATCTGTTGATTAATTTGAAATGGACATCGTTTTCACAATCCGGAAAGGTTTTTTGGCTGGGGAGATTCTTAGCTAGTTCATCGCTGTACAGAGGAAACTAACTTAGTAAGCTTATTACAGCTgcttttcttaatttttcaggGTAACTTATAACGATCCTGTGACAGTCTTGGCCGAGTTTCGCCGAAGGCTTCTAAGAGGACGAAAACTAGACCTTGAGAGCGATTCGGAATTGTGTGAAGGTGACACTACAGAGATTTTTATCTCACTCTTCAACCTCTTTCATGATGCAATGGAAGAGGTACTTAGGGAAGATGTGATCGATTACAGTTTACCTTTGGAGGTAACTTTCACTGGTGAGAGCGCGCAAGATTATGGAGGTCCACGACGGCAATTCTTGGGTTCCATTATGCGTGAGATTCGAGATAGGTTGTTCTTGGAGCAAAACCACGAATTACTTCTTTCGGAAGACCTGGCAGCCTTAGAAAATCAACACTACTTTGGAGCTGGTCTCTTTTTTGGTAAATTTACAATACAGCCGTGACTTGAGCTGGAAATTGAGTCCTGTTTTGACAATTAATTAGAATTGTTATCTCTCTCTTTATCACAGGTTTCAGCTTGTTACAAGGCGGTCCTCTCCCGACTTTTCTTGCTGAAGAGCAAATTCAGCGCATCTTTGCAAAAGGTGATTTGTGCAGTCTCTCTAGAGATGAAATCCAATTTCGGGCAGGCCTTGAGAAATTTGGACTAATCGAGGTAAGCGTCGTCATATCAAATGTCAATTTTGGGCAGTAGCCAAATTGCGTCGCCGGGGCGCCTGGTTAAAAACACCAGTACAAATTCGAAATTATGCTGACTTCCTAAAATGTGAGTGGGATTCATGAGGTTGCTTTAAAGCTGTGAATCAAGATTATGTTTTAGCAATTCAGTCGTAAGTCCGTCCGTTGAGATACCTCCAACTGTGAAAGAACTGTTTTGAGTAACTGTTATAAAAGAGCGACCACTCGATCGTTGAGAAGGGAAAATTTTCTCAGTAGCGGATACAGGATTATtttaagggggagggggggaggagggggttCATTGAAAGAATCGAAGTATATACTCTGACAAAGCTTCAGATCGTCTAGGCTGCCATATAGACTTTGCTTATGTTTTACATTAATACAAATGTGCACGTCAGTTAAACATCATCTGTTCCAgcacaaataaaaatataataaaaagcaGACAAACATATTGTTGGTGTCAAACCCCACAGCGAACCAGACTGAAAGTGCTGTTTTTCAAACATAGCATATTCCCGCGAATTTAAACGCAGAGATAACCCATGTTGAAGCCCCCATTAtaccaaaatttgaaaatacgaTACTTTGAATTCATTCGTAGCTATTTCACGGGAAGCCTTGTCTTGTGTTCCTATTTCGGAAGACAGCCGTGCTGCCATTAACATACGCGAAACTGGTGAAACTTCTGGAGCCCATGTTTTCTAAACAGGGCACAAGTCGAAGGCAACAGGAAGAGAGAACATACAGGTTGTTCTTGAATTATTTAAAAGAGGTAGCAGGTAAgctatttttttaatatgtagatgtagccaagcctaaaagcggagctccctggttatttgaccttactgcctgtaggattagtgaaaataaatggTTTCGacttgtccgcgttttgatgtttccggttgctgctttagtaattaaatcattttctttgctttcttctgtggAAAAATACATTGTCTAAGTAAtgaattccatggtaaattttccaacccgttttccacctgaacacgaaaagcatcgactatGTAAAgcactatagttgacgtagtatggccgtgtagccgcgtcgagcacAGAAATTCAGTGCAAGCAAGAGAACATCTCAacatttttattcttcttgACACTTAGTAAAATAATTCGTTTtattttcttgtcttttatTTTGTAGCTGGAAGAAGGGCTGATGGAAATATTTCCCTGGGAAACATATTAAAATTCGTCACTGGATCTGAAAACGAGCCTGTTCTTGGCTTTCAAATGAAGCCAAGCATTTCCTTTGATGCTGGAATGCCGTCATGTTTGCCTATAAGTAACACCTGTATCAACGGGTTGTCTTTGCCTGTTGGTGGAATAGTGCCAAACGACAAAGTGGATGCGTTTTCATTCTTCGATTATGCGTTTTTGAACGACTTCTTCGGACGCATGTAAAGTTAACTAAAGAAATATCCATGCAGAGAATCATGGGGGTTGTAAAAACTATACCTTTAACCCATTGCCTGAGCCAAGACAGCGATTAAAATGAAATCTCAAAGGCTTCAAAGAATTTAAGTTCAAAGAACTGTTTGTGTTGCATATTCCGATCGAGTTCGAGTGAAATCAGATTGTCCGTCAGGGTATTGAACAGAGTAAAGTCGATATTTATCAAATCAGCATCAGATATGACCACAGACATAATAGGTTTGTGCGCAAATGTTACTTTGACCGCTGTTTCGTCACCGTggtaaaattgaaaagaaaaaaagggaaatgtgtATGTTACAGgatgaaattaaattcaggtccatttaaatcaatctaggtgaatttaattaacctaggttatttatTAACAGTTTGAAAAGGTGGGATGAGGTGAAAAGAAAGGGGCACGGTCTTTTTAGGGGGGATGAATATAAAACACAAAACCAAAAAATCGTCTTTTCCTCCTCCCACTTTCCTCTCTACTCCCTTCTTTTCTTTCCTACTCTCTTTCTGTGTGTCGCTATGTATGTGTCATTAGACACaactaaaacaataagtttCACTGCCGCGTGCAAGAAAACACTTGACCAGTGACACATGTACAAGAGGTGcgaaaacaaggaaatgaaTTAATTACTGTTTAACAAAGGTTACAAACTTTGTGAACtaccagaaaacaaaaactgaatttgATTGTTCAAGTACTTATTACCGCGAAGGGGTTTTCTGCTGAACTACATTTGTACAAGTAACTGTACACCATTCAATAATCTACGCTATAAATGATTCAATTTTTGGAtgtctttttccttccaaaaatcagaaaaataacagtaaaacaAAGTCACATGAAGGTAATTCTTATTAAACaagattttgtttttctgctgctCTAAGATTACAAAAGCAGAACTGGTTATCAGGCACAGTATGCgtaaccccaaccttaatgctaaccatttaaaatcagtgcttacACTTAATAACAACCAAAGGCGTTTTTACAAACTAACTAATGAAAAACGCACGCTAACCACATCTCCTTACTTCCAGCACCGACttacttaccaatatacacgtacttgctaacaattgatggaggttttgctgatgttttctactttcaatttcaacctagtttaaaattaaatttacctaggttgaaatcatttcaacctgcATTTCAAATGTACCTGTAACATATACATAAATAACAAGACATGTGTTTCGTCAAACACACGATGGTAGAAGGATGGAAAGCATACAGCGCAATTCAGTGCATGCACGTTAACACTGAAATAGTTTCAACGAATACACTCGTATCTGGCTCTAAATTAGCGTAATTTGGTTTATGTTTTTAGCCTATCTATTGTCTCAACTGCATACAAATATGGTCCAATGTCCCATGGATCTTCTCCTTGGACATTCGACACCACGTCCGTAAAAACGGCCAACGAATTTGCATCTAAAGGACACCCTGTCGAGGGAACAATAACCGCATCTGGCAGAGCATCGCTTCTCAGTGAAACCGTAGGATCAACACCATATACTTCCAGCTCTTCCTACAAACATTTTAAAGGAAATCCGTTAAATAAGGCCAGCATCCGCTCTGCCCAAGTCATCACTTGAAAACACAAAGATCAATCAATTAAGCTCTGAAATTTTTTCTCATTAATCGATCACTGTATGTAATTTTTACTCCCTTGCCCT
Coding sequences within it:
- the LOC137987664 gene encoding uncharacterized protein isoform X1, which translates into the protein MDTNRLLIHFVRINPFFNVSSTDCLISAYIGIMSNSNDVADLLRRAASMLRNGNAASSSTSPQSSTAGDEPRGGIIPGPSGSNNVTAAVQEHRRLFNRQLRIQPYADRRVQTSARTGGRSSTKEKTFTRTIVCLADKQQITVPSSDDKIHLRNNFLEEKKVAIPTTASKQRVKEVLYEAFPPLKSCGGFEMLLAHEKSRTKLRVVNYGSCSADELRCLGTGRIYLRPIQKDIVLGDEDDSDDQFEDCFICKVAIPLRQMRTHMDLCMVGSSSTITINDDNASSSSHESLPPAFDDKREEEQEECEREPSNQEHANPPEQQPDSLPAVTPDHDQQLADQGETARREEENIPYKEHLRRAVKETLQTMVTYNDPVTVLAEFRRRLLRGRKLDLESDSELCEGDTTEIFISLFNLFHDAMEEVLREDVIDYSLPLEVTFTGESAQDYGGPRRQFLGSIMREIRDRLFLEQNHELLLSEDLAALENQHYFGAGLFFGFSLLQGGPLPTFLAEEQIQRIFAKGDLCSLSRDEIQFRAGLEKFGLIELFHGKPCLVFLFRKTAVLPLTYAKLVKLLEPMFSKQGTSRRQQEERTYRLFLNYLKEVAAGRRADGNISLGNILKFVTGSENEPVLGFQMKPSISFDAGMPSCLPISNTCINGLSLPVGGIVPNDKVDAFSFFDYAFLNDFFGRM
- the LOC137987664 gene encoding uncharacterized protein isoform X2 translates to MDTNRLLIHFVRINPFFNVSSTDCLISAYIGIMSNSNDVADLLRRAASMLRNGNAASSSTSPQSSTAGDEPRGGIIPGPSGSNNVTAAVQEHRRLFNRQLRIQPYADRRVQTSARTGGRSSTKEKTFTRTIVCLADKQQITVPSSDDKIHLRNNFLEEKKVAIPTTASKQRVKEVLYEEEEQEECEREPSNQEHANPPEQQPDSLPAVTPDHDQQLADQGETARREEENIPYKEHLRRAVKETLQTMVTYNDPVTVLAEFRRRLLRGRKLDLESDSELCEGDTTEIFISLFNLFHDAMEEVLREDVIDYSLPLEVTFTGESAQDYGGPRRQFLGSIMREIRDRLFLEQNHELLLSEDLAALENQHYFGAGLFFGFSLLQGGPLPTFLAEEQIQRIFAKGDLCSLSRDEIQFRAGLEKFGLIELFHGKPCLVFLFRKTAVLPLTYAKLVKLLEPMFSKQGTSRRQQEERTYRLFLNYLKEVAAGRRADGNISLGNILKFVTGSENEPVLGFQMKPSISFDAGMPSCLPISNTCINGLSLPVGGIVPNDKVDAFSFFDYAFLNDFFGRM